From the Kogia breviceps isolate mKogBre1 chromosome 3, mKogBre1 haplotype 1, whole genome shotgun sequence genome, one window contains:
- the LINS1 gene encoding protein Lines homolog 1 isoform X1: MKAFFEVLEQLYRKVLLGAALENDSHDYIFYLNPAFSDQDCSTTTSSDCSNILDIQGKHQPSSVNLATPSVARVCLQRHFQMSSTREIMLLQLTVIKVMITRILSVETELHAKEKYRDIIKILLKSSDIDSKLTCMFQNSDKLLSHMAAKCLALLLYFQLKEKITLSNSWISFCQENLSEYSESDKVVYCLWMLTFVIKEIFKDTCSQKTEILKQFLAPFDTIFEVFYNSLFSQNFENHQDTSKLINSLICFLELLEILIASRIHLKLHFTCQRILFLKPYCVFNVITWPIQAFVKRKFIIFIKKCLLCKVGEDLCRGSVPIFMAPDHPLDVDLLTLADAVLQAVDLGLLRTLSVYGKPSCFGGDEVQPGCECVPGPDHVILRAASLLIIRSLEIKFQNGASANEMKVDLQRFMSELLTFLKPHLQPSLQSHNLCEWLSRVFIEQDDDMLEAAKIAMNIYLKLTRECEATENLTQEKEMWNHHTHENGYNPHCIFLFFLKNIGFDSTVLLDFLISLETCFLEYFVRYLKLLQKDWDNFFTICKYFEITESKDNINICCCISSLVQDRSSNQTEPSPLAVLDNHRDAHAWVSWASEASSEPLNHVVMSEEAQVTLQANSRSPPRTSQSLVDYETSDDSEEESTDQHLANSRLTSLHQEAMKKIQDTVGTSRDKKELSLESQSRSLVPKESNTLFSVDCDIGANNIASKVGISYRTVKCFEELQGAIYRLQKKNLFPYNPTALLKLLKHIETIYNRSMTPL, translated from the exons ATGAAAGCTTTCTTTGAAGTTTTAGAACAATTATACAGGAAGGTACTTCTTGGAGCCGCACTTGAAAATGACAGCCATGATTACATCTTTTATCTCAACCCAGCATTTTCAGATCAAGATTGCTCTACAACCACCTCCTCAGACTGCTCAAACATCCTTGATATTCAGGGCAAGCATCAGCCATCATCTGTCAATTTGGCTACCCCTTCTGTAGCACGTGTGTGTTTGCAGAGACATTTTCAGATGAGCAGTACCCGAGAAATAATGCTACTTCAGTTAACAGTGATCAAAGTGATGATAACCAGAATATTATCTGTCGAAACTGAATTGCATGCAAAGGAGAAATATAGAGATataattaaaattcttttaaaatcatctgACATTGATTCTAAATTA aCCTGTATGTTCCAAAACTCGGATAAATTGTTATCTCACATGGCTGCAAAGTGCCTTGCACTACTTCTGTATTTCCAATTGAAGGAAAAG ATAACATTGAGTAATTCCTGGATTTCTTTTTGCCAAGAAAACCTTTCTGAATATTCTGAAAGTGATAAAGTAGTATACTGCCTCTGGATGCTTACCTTTGTaataaaagaaatctttaaagatACATGTTCACAAAAAACAG aaattctaaagcagttcCTGGCTCCTTTTGACACTATTTTTGAAGTCTTTTACAATTCCTTATTTTCTCAGAATTTTGAAAACCACCAAGATACTTCTAAACTAATAAACAGCTTGATATGTTTCCTGGAATTGCTTGAAATTCTTATAGCCTCCAGAATCCACTTGAAGTTACATTTCACTTGCCagaggattttatttttgaaaccttATTGCGTGTTCAACGTTATTACCTGGCCTATTCAGGCTTTTGTCAAAAGGAAATTCATCATATTCATCAAAAAGTGCCTTCTCTGCAAAGTGGGTGAAGACCTTTGTCGGGGATCTGTCCCTATCTTCATGGCACCAGATCATCCTTTAGATGTGGACCTGTTGACTTTAGCTGATGCTGTTCTGCAAGCTGTGGATTTGGGCTTGTTGAGGACACTGTCTGTCTATGGAAAACCTTCCTGCTTTGGAGGCGATGAAGTCCAACCTGGATGTGAGTGCGTTCCTGGTCCAGATCATGTGATCCTTAGAGCAGCGAGCTTACTTATCATTAGATCCTTAGAAATCAAGTTTCAAAATGGTGCTTCAGCAAATGAAATGAAAG TTGATTTACAGAGGTTCATGTCTGAGTTACTGACCTTCTTAAAGCCTCACCTTCAGCCCTCTCTGCAATCACACAATCTTTGTGAGTGGTTGTCTAGGGTCTTCATAGAACAAGATGATGACATGTTGGAGGCTGCCAAAATAGCAATGAACATCTACCTGAAGTTGACCag AGAATGTGAAGCTACTGAAAACTTgacccaagaaaaagaaatgtggaaCCATCACACACATGAAAATGGCTATAATCcacactgtatttttttattctttttaaaaaatataggatTTGATTCTACAGTTCttcttgattttttgatttcattAGAAACCTGTTTTCTTGAGTATTTTgttagatatttaaaattattgcaaAAAGACTGGGATAATTTTTTCACCATTTGCAAGTACTTTGAGATAACTGAATCTAAAGataacataaatatttgttgttgtaTCTCCTCACTTGTCCAAGACAGAAGCAGCAACCAAACAGAACCTAGTCCTTTGGCTGTTCTTGATAATCACAGAGATGCTCATGCTTGGGTCTCCTGGGCTTCTGAAGCTTCTTCTGAACCACTGAACCATGTTGTGATGTCTGAGGAGGCCCAGGTCACACTCCAGGCTAATAGTCGATCTCCCCCACGAACTTCTCAAAGTCTGGTAGATTATGAAACCTCTGATGATTCTGAAGAAGAATCCACAGACCAGCATTTAGCAAACAGTAGACTAACATCTTTACACCAAGAAGCAATGAAGAAAATTCAGGACACAGTTGGAACAAGTAGGGATAAAAAAGAACTTAGCCTGGAGTCTCAGTCAAGGTCTCTGGTTCCCAAAGAATCTAATACTCTCTTCTCTGTTGATTGTGACATAGGCGCAaataacattgcttctaaagtgGGAATATCTTACAGAACAGTAAAGTGCTTTGAAGAGCTACAAGGTGCCATTTATCGTTTGCAGAAGAAAAATCTGTTCCCGTATAATCCAACAGCACTTTTGAAGTTGTTAAAACATATTGAGACAATATATAATAGAAGTATGACTCCTTTGTAA
- the LINS1 gene encoding protein Lines homolog 1 isoform X2 has product MFQNSDKLLSHMAAKCLALLLYFQLKEKITLSNSWISFCQENLSEYSESDKVVYCLWMLTFVIKEIFKDTCSQKTEILKQFLAPFDTIFEVFYNSLFSQNFENHQDTSKLINSLICFLELLEILIASRIHLKLHFTCQRILFLKPYCVFNVITWPIQAFVKRKFIIFIKKCLLCKVGEDLCRGSVPIFMAPDHPLDVDLLTLADAVLQAVDLGLLRTLSVYGKPSCFGGDEVQPGCECVPGPDHVILRAASLLIIRSLEIKFQNGASANEMKVDLQRFMSELLTFLKPHLQPSLQSHNLCEWLSRVFIEQDDDMLEAAKIAMNIYLKLTRECEATENLTQEKEMWNHHTHENGYNPHCIFLFFLKNIGFDSTVLLDFLISLETCFLEYFVRYLKLLQKDWDNFFTICKYFEITESKDNINICCCISSLVQDRSSNQTEPSPLAVLDNHRDAHAWVSWASEASSEPLNHVVMSEEAQVTLQANSRSPPRTSQSLVDYETSDDSEEESTDQHLANSRLTSLHQEAMKKIQDTVGTSRDKKELSLESQSRSLVPKESNTLFSVDCDIGANNIASKVGISYRTVKCFEELQGAIYRLQKKNLFPYNPTALLKLLKHIETIYNRSMTPL; this is encoded by the exons ATGTTCCAAAACTCGGATAAATTGTTATCTCACATGGCTGCAAAGTGCCTTGCACTACTTCTGTATTTCCAATTGAAGGAAAAG ATAACATTGAGTAATTCCTGGATTTCTTTTTGCCAAGAAAACCTTTCTGAATATTCTGAAAGTGATAAAGTAGTATACTGCCTCTGGATGCTTACCTTTGTaataaaagaaatctttaaagatACATGTTCACAAAAAACAG aaattctaaagcagttcCTGGCTCCTTTTGACACTATTTTTGAAGTCTTTTACAATTCCTTATTTTCTCAGAATTTTGAAAACCACCAAGATACTTCTAAACTAATAAACAGCTTGATATGTTTCCTGGAATTGCTTGAAATTCTTATAGCCTCCAGAATCCACTTGAAGTTACATTTCACTTGCCagaggattttatttttgaaaccttATTGCGTGTTCAACGTTATTACCTGGCCTATTCAGGCTTTTGTCAAAAGGAAATTCATCATATTCATCAAAAAGTGCCTTCTCTGCAAAGTGGGTGAAGACCTTTGTCGGGGATCTGTCCCTATCTTCATGGCACCAGATCATCCTTTAGATGTGGACCTGTTGACTTTAGCTGATGCTGTTCTGCAAGCTGTGGATTTGGGCTTGTTGAGGACACTGTCTGTCTATGGAAAACCTTCCTGCTTTGGAGGCGATGAAGTCCAACCTGGATGTGAGTGCGTTCCTGGTCCAGATCATGTGATCCTTAGAGCAGCGAGCTTACTTATCATTAGATCCTTAGAAATCAAGTTTCAAAATGGTGCTTCAGCAAATGAAATGAAAG TTGATTTACAGAGGTTCATGTCTGAGTTACTGACCTTCTTAAAGCCTCACCTTCAGCCCTCTCTGCAATCACACAATCTTTGTGAGTGGTTGTCTAGGGTCTTCATAGAACAAGATGATGACATGTTGGAGGCTGCCAAAATAGCAATGAACATCTACCTGAAGTTGACCag AGAATGTGAAGCTACTGAAAACTTgacccaagaaaaagaaatgtggaaCCATCACACACATGAAAATGGCTATAATCcacactgtatttttttattctttttaaaaaatataggatTTGATTCTACAGTTCttcttgattttttgatttcattAGAAACCTGTTTTCTTGAGTATTTTgttagatatttaaaattattgcaaAAAGACTGGGATAATTTTTTCACCATTTGCAAGTACTTTGAGATAACTGAATCTAAAGataacataaatatttgttgttgtaTCTCCTCACTTGTCCAAGACAGAAGCAGCAACCAAACAGAACCTAGTCCTTTGGCTGTTCTTGATAATCACAGAGATGCTCATGCTTGGGTCTCCTGGGCTTCTGAAGCTTCTTCTGAACCACTGAACCATGTTGTGATGTCTGAGGAGGCCCAGGTCACACTCCAGGCTAATAGTCGATCTCCCCCACGAACTTCTCAAAGTCTGGTAGATTATGAAACCTCTGATGATTCTGAAGAAGAATCCACAGACCAGCATTTAGCAAACAGTAGACTAACATCTTTACACCAAGAAGCAATGAAGAAAATTCAGGACACAGTTGGAACAAGTAGGGATAAAAAAGAACTTAGCCTGGAGTCTCAGTCAAGGTCTCTGGTTCCCAAAGAATCTAATACTCTCTTCTCTGTTGATTGTGACATAGGCGCAaataacattgcttctaaagtgGGAATATCTTACAGAACAGTAAAGTGCTTTGAAGAGCTACAAGGTGCCATTTATCGTTTGCAGAAGAAAAATCTGTTCCCGTATAATCCAACAGCACTTTTGAAGTTGTTAAAACATATTGAGACAATATATAATAGAAGTATGACTCCTTTGTAA